Proteins found in one Alphaproteobacteria bacterium genomic segment:
- a CDS encoding 2-isopropylmalate synthase: MTDKKRIVIFDTTLRDGEQSPGMSMTREEKLLVADGLDKMGVDVIEAGFAMASDGDFESVKAIAEMAENSVICSLSRAKRPDIARSAEALKPARRPRIHTFISTSDIHLEYQFRMTREQVLDVITDTVGYARGFTDDVEWSAMDATRSDLDYLCKAVETAINAGATTINLPDTVGYALPGDIRNMFTYVRENVPNSDKAIFSFHGQNDLGLATANTLAALQAGAGQAEVTINGIGERAGNTALEEVVMAIRTRSDMLGFDVGVKTEHIMRLSRLVQNVTGQKVQVNKAITGANAFAHESGIHQDGMLKNATTYEIMTPESIGLNKSTLVMGKHSGRHAFRDKLKEMDIVLGDNAFEDAFNRFKTLADKKKDIYDEDILSLLDEGLAARNEHIRLNSLTVQCGSNGQSATIIVNYEGTDHERTTQGNGPVDAIFNAIREIYPHSAKLELYQVHAVTKGTDAQAEVTVRLEEANGQVFNGHAADVDTMVASAKAYLSAVNKMLSYEKKKVA, encoded by the coding sequence ATGACTGACAAAAAACGCATTGTTATTTTTGACACCACATTGCGCGATGGCGAGCAATCGCCCGGTATGTCTATGACCCGCGAAGAAAAATTATTGGTTGCCGATGGCTTGGATAAAATGGGAGTAGATGTTATCGAGGCTGGTTTCGCCATGGCCAGCGATGGCGATTTTGAATCAGTCAAAGCCATTGCAGAAATGGCAGAAAATTCTGTTATTTGCTCCCTTTCCCGCGCAAAACGTCCTGACATTGCACGTTCGGCAGAGGCGCTCAAACCCGCCCGACGCCCACGTATCCACACCTTTATTTCCACCAGCGATATTCATTTGGAATACCAGTTCCGTATGACACGTGAGCAGGTGTTGGATGTAATTACCGATACGGTAGGTTACGCACGCGGCTTTACCGACGATGTGGAATGGTCAGCCATGGATGCCACCCGCAGCGACCTTGATTATTTGTGTAAAGCGGTAGAAACAGCAATCAACGCGGGCGCCACCACTATCAACCTGCCGGATACCGTGGGTTACGCCCTGCCCGGCGATATTCGCAATATGTTCACCTATGTGCGAGAAAATGTGCCTAATTCCGACAAAGCTATTTTCAGTTTCCACGGCCAGAACGATTTAGGATTAGCCACCGCCAACACCCTCGCCGCACTGCAAGCCGGAGCCGGACAAGCAGAAGTTACCATTAACGGCATTGGTGAGCGCGCAGGCAATACTGCTTTAGAAGAAGTGGTAATGGCGATTCGCACGCGTTCTGATATGCTGGGATTTGATGTAGGCGTAAAAACCGAGCACATTATGCGCCTGTCGCGCTTGGTTCAAAATGTTACCGGACAAAAAGTTCAGGTGAATAAAGCGATTACTGGCGCAAACGCCTTTGCCCACGAATCTGGCATTCACCAAGATGGCATGCTTAAAAATGCCACCACCTATGAAATCATGACACCGGAATCCATAGGCCTGAATAAATCTACCTTGGTGATGGGCAAACATTCAGGACGCCACGCTTTCCGCGATAAGCTCAAAGAAATGGACATTGTGCTGGGAGATAACGCCTTTGAAGATGCTTTCAATCGCTTTAAAACTTTGGCCGACAAGAAAAAAGACATTTACGATGAAGATATTTTATCGCTATTGGATGAAGGACTGGCAGCCAGAAATGAACATATTCGCCTTAACTCCCTGACTGTTCAATGCGGATCCAACGGGCAAAGCGCCACTATTATAGTAAATTACGAAGGCACAGACCACGAAAGAACCACCCAAGGAAACGGGCCAGTGGATGCTATTTTTAATGCCATTCGTGAAATTTACCCTCACAGCGCGAAACTTGAGCTATATCAGGTGCATGCCGTCACCAAGGGTACCGACGCACAGGCTGAAGTTACCGTACGTCTGGAAGAAGCAAACGGACAGGTGTTTAATGGCCATGCCGCCGATGTAGATACCATGGTCGCCTCCGCTAAAGCCTATTTAAGCGCGGTCAATAAAATGCTCAGTTATGAGAAAAAGAAAGTGGCATAA
- a CDS encoding DUF805 domain-containing protein, with protein sequence MQEIRPNIKPAGLLTYHHMLGTQGRADKTLFYLQIAKLLAFDIFAIVFFISIDGLLSTLNFSNISDVLSSIFLLIFVALNVAVFLSISAQRLHDLNHRGWWALLIFIPFIGSVLFLYLIFANGTIGANRFGAERPDVMRITEPGYIGSVIGRLLAYLLALSHIVAIFEPFLPENFL encoded by the coding sequence ATGCAGGAAATACGCCCTAACATTAAACCCGCTGGCTTACTTACCTATCATCATATGTTGGGTACACAAGGCCGCGCTGACAAAACCTTGTTCTACCTACAAATAGCTAAGCTTCTCGCTTTCGATATTTTTGCTATAGTTTTTTTCATAAGCATAGATGGCTTGTTAAGCACATTAAACTTTTCAAATATATCAGATGTGTTGAGTAGTATATTTCTTTTAATATTTGTGGCTTTGAATGTAGCCGTATTTCTTTCAATATCTGCGCAACGACTTCATGATCTTAATCACAGAGGATGGTGGGCTCTATTAATCTTTATTCCTTTTATAGGTTCTGTATTATTTCTGTATTTAATTTTTGCTAACGGAACGATTGGCGCAAATCGCTTTGGCGCTGAACGGCCTGATGTAATGCGTATTACTGAGCCTGGATATATAGGAAGTGTTATCGGAAGATTATTAGCATATCTTTTGGCACTCAGTCATATAGTAGCAATTTTTGAACCCTTTCTCCCCGAGAATTTTTTATAA